The Luteibacter flocculans genomic interval ACCGCTCAACAAGGTCGAACAGTACTTCGCGGGCAACCCTTCACGCAAAGCTTCAAAACCTTTGGGTCGGCAAAACAACATCTACTTTCCGCTGGATATGTTCAAGCGATGCGCGGGCCGAATCGAGGGTGCCGCCAGCACACGCGTCGTGGTCGGCCTTATCATGGGCAACCTCAGCGTCAGGTTTCTCAATGCGACTGGCCAGCAAGTGCCGGACAAAACCAATGCAGCGCTGCACATCGTCGACGAGTACGGCAACGCTCATGCTTTGTCGTTGACGTTCGGCACGAAAGCCAATCAGCTCCGGCTCACGGCCGCACGTGCCCACCCAAGCGATGAGATAGACGCGCCGATATCGCCTGAACCTCGCGCCGGCGACTGGTTCCTCCAGCGCATGAATGCCTCCATCGAGCAGACGCGGCTATACCGGAACGGCCGCCAGCAAGCCACGGTGCGGTTGTACGTAGAAGCTGAGCTCGATGGCGTCCTCGTCAAGCTCACCGAGCAAGAGCGACAGAATATCCGCCTGTTCAACTACTACGAAGAGGACACGATGCTGCCGTTCACCGACGATGGCCCGTCCAGCTCGTACAAGGGATGGTCGGCGCAACGCCGACACCGCGGCTACGAGCCACATCCTCTCGCCACGGGAACCGATGCGCGACAGGGCCCGGGTGAAACGCTGACGTTCCACGTTTCCGCAGATGATCTTGCTGCAGAACTCAATACTCTGACGCTCGCATTCGCCGTCAAAGGCGACGATGGCTCCACGTGGCGTTCCAATGGATGGATCACCAGGCCGACCGGCGATCGCTACTTCGCGGCGGCTTTCAACAATGGGTCGCTTACGGTGACCTCCGAACCCCCTCGCCAATACACCGCCGAGAGCTTTCGTCTCGACCGGCGGCCGCTCGCAGGCACGAGCGCAACTCGCAGTAAGGCGAAAAAGTCCGCCGCTCCGATCTTCGACGACATGGTCACGTTGTCGATCGCCGAACCAGGTGGCCAGTTAGTAAACATACGCCAGATGACATGCGCTCCAGCGGGAATGATTCACTGGATCAACAACCTGCCAGTCACATCCAATCCGTGTTTTACGGGCTACGCGTCGCCAGGCGAGTCGCAGGTCCACTGGAATCCCGAGGTGCCGAAGGGATCCCGCCCGCTACCGACACTGTCGTCACCGGAGGCGACCAAGGGAATGATTCTGCTTTGCGGTCGTATCGACATTCCACGCGCCGACCACGCCAACCCGCCGCGCGGACCGATGACCGTCAACCTCATCGACGCGTACGGCAGTTCGCAGACCTGCCGCATCGTATTCCTCGAAGGCACACGGGACGAGCTCGACGTCAGATAGCACCACTTATCAACAGGAAGGCCAAGCCATGATGGACAGGGACGTCCCGCACCCTCTGCAAGAGGGGGACATGTACTCGACCGCGTTTCAGTTCTACAGCCACATCAGTGCAAACGTCGATCCGCGCACGGGCGTGTTCAGCGCCAATGTCGAGCTCACCTCTGGCGAAGGGAACCGTCTGCGAGGACCCAGTTTCCCGTTCCGGCTCTCTTACAGTGCGCTCAGCGACGTCGACGAGGGCTTCGGGTCCGGCTGGCGCATGAGCCTCACCGAGCTCGACACGGCGTTGTCGATGCTTACCCTTTCGAGCGGCGACACTCACAAGGTGAGCGGCCTTCGCCCCGGTGCGCGGGCAAGCTTCCCGGACCGAAAGCTCGAAAGCTGCTCACTGACGATGATCGGCAGCCTTCTTCGGGAAGCCGTGGTGGAACACATCACGGGTGTGACCGAACACCTGGAGGCAAAACGCGGCAGCCCCGACTTTCTGATTCCCAGGCGCATCGTCAACGCCAGCGGCGACAGCTTGCAATTGCATTGGGATTACGTACCCAGCGGCCTTTATGCACTGACTCACATTACCGACGATGAGGGTGAGCTTGTCCTCGCCATCGACCACGCACTACCGGGCGACATCGGCGTAACCATTCCGCTGGGGCATGCCGAACTGACCGTGCGCTTCATCCGTCAGCAGGGCATGCTCAAACGCATCGTCGTCCCGGCGATCGCCGCCTTGAACAGCTTCCCCACCATCGAGGCTGACGAGGTGGTCTGGGAATTCGACTACGAAATCCTCGATGGCATGCCTCTGCTCGCCTCGGTCGTCTATCCCGATGGGATACGCGACACCGTCGATTACGATCGGATGGCGCTGCGACTGCCGACCGGTGCGCCGCGCGAATACATGCCAGCGGTCAGCAGGCGCAGGCGACGCCGTGCCAGCAACCAGGAAGTCATCCAGGAAAGCTCGTACACCTATAACCGCCACAACCAGCACAATTTCTACGGTTACCCGGCGGTGCGCAACTGGGAGAGTGCCCAGGACCAACTGCTGCACTTGATCGGCGCAGACGCATATCAGTACGGCTCTACGGAGACACAGTTCGACAACGGATCGGTGGTGTGTACCATCGCGCGCGACTACGATCAGTACCACCTCATCACGCGTGAACGCACCGTTCGCGGCTCGGTAGTGCAAGATATCGTGACCACCTACGGCGCTAAGCCGGGCACGCCCTTCGAGCAGCAGCCGACAACCTTCCAGCTTCCCCACAAGGTTACGACCAGTCTGTACGAAGCCGGGTCGCCGGAGGTAGAGCAGGCTACCTACGTGCAGAGCACATACGACGACATGGGTAACGTTTTGGTGCTCTACGACAGCGCCAACGACACCACCGAGCGTTCCACGTATTACCCTGCCGAGGGCGAGAACGACGACGACGGCATGGAGCATTGTCCGCCCGATCCGCTGGGCCTCGTACGGCGCCTGAAGAGCCAGTCGACGGAGCCCGGCGAGAAGGGCGGCCCGATCCGCCGCACACACTACCGATATGTACGCGTCCCGGTGAGGCAGAACGCCTTGGCGTGGACGGTCGACCGCACGTACTACATTCAGGCGTGCGACGAAATGAGCGAGGAGGTCGTGGACGGCAATATCGCGACGCTCGTACACAACGAACAGTTTTTCATCGTCGACCATGGTGCCCAGCACGGCAGCCTTCAACGCGAGACGCGCGAACAGGATGGTCTCACAGAGACCCGCGAGTTCACCTACACGTCAGACGATGCAGAGCGCACCGTCACCACGCACACGATCCACACCACGCACGACGGCATCGTCAGCCGGACGAGCGAGACGCTCCATCGCCCGAGTGGCTTGGTGCGAGCCACGCAGGACGCATTGGGCAACCGAGCCGTCTACACCTACGACGCGCTGGGCCGGCGCGTCAGCGAAGTGCTCGACCCCGACAATGACGAATACCGGGTCGAGACCCGTTGGCGGTACCAGTTGACGTTGAGCGAACGCTGGGTCGAGCGCATCGGCATCACCGGACTTCCGCACCGCGTGTGGATGGACGAACAAGGGCGGGTCATGCGCCGTGACGAGCCGCTCCCGAACGGCTCACTGATGACCGTGAACGAACTGGCGTACGACGTGTTCGGTCAGCTCGTTCGCCAAGTGGACAGCGATCGCCTTGCCGACCAGTCGCTGGTGCGCCGCGAGACCCTCTATGCCTATGACGACTGGGGACGTTGCAAGGCCGAGACGGCACCCGATGGCAGCCAGACCATCAGCTCGGTAACGCTCGTCGCCGATGCCGAGGCCGGGCAGGTATTGAAGCGGACAGAACAATGGCAGATCACGCCAGACGGCGCGCGGACAGGCTGGCGTTCCAGCTATCTCGATGCCGCCGGCAGGCAGGTACGCGCCGAAGCGGGCACGTGGTCCGAAACCGGGCTGCGTATACCGCACATCGCAACGCGCTGGGTCTACGACGGTATGGGTCGTTGCATAGCCACGATGGAATCGTTTCCACTGGCGCACACTGGCACGCGCATCGAGCGAATAACGCGACAGGCCTGGGATGCACACGACCGGTTGACGAGTACGGTGCTTCCTGACGGAACGATCGTGACGCGCTACTACGCCCCGGGGCACGAAGACGAGCTGATCGCACGATTGACCGTCACCGCACCGGGCAGCTCAGACGAACAGGTATTGGGAACCCGACTGTGGGATGGCCTCGGTCGGCTGGCCATCGAGCAGGCGGGGAGCTTGCAAACCCGGCATGACTACGTTCCGGGCCAGCTCAGCGCCGCCAGGAAAACGATGCCTGACGGCAGCCAGATTGCAATGAAGTACGACTTGCGCCTGCGAGAGGCGCTGCTTGGTTCCACGCTCACCGACGCGCGACACGCCACGACCTATGCCGTCACCGAGGCGTCGTACAACAAGCGGGCTGGGCTACCCGAGCGCATCCAGACGCCAGGTGGCAGCATGGATATCGGCCTCGACTACCTGGGACGCATGACCGATCAGGTCGTCTCTCTGACGGGCACCACGCCCCGCGAGTGTCACGTCGTCGTGACGCCAGGCGGGCTGGAAACGGAGCGAACCGGTGCAGACGGCATCCGCCGAATGTTCGCTTATGACAGCCTAGGTCGACTGATCGGCGTCGAAGACGAGGACGTATCGATCACACTGGCATACGACGCATTCTCGCGTCTTGAACGCCGTGCCGCGACGTCGGCCGATGGGCGTGCGGTGATCCAGAGTACGGAGTACGACGCGCTGGGCCGCGTGCTCGTCCAGTCCTGGGAACACGTCGCGCCGTCCTCCACCGAGCGATATCGGCTTGCGCTGAGCTGGCGGGCCGACGACAAACTGATCGGTCGCCGCTGGTACCGCAACGACGGTGCCCTGCTGCGCGAGGAAACGATGGACTACGACGATCGCGGTCGTCTCATCGACCATGTCATCGACGCTGCAGAGGCGGGAGAATATCCGCAGGATGAAATGCAGCACCCCTACGTGCGCCAACAGTTCGTGCACGACTGCATCGACAACTTGCTGACGGTAACGACCACACTGCTCGATGGGCGAGTGAACGTCACTACCTATGGCTACGATGCAATCGACATCGATCGGCTGGCCAGCGTAAGCAACAGCCTCGAAGGTTACCCTGGCCATGACATACCGCTTGCGCTCGTGTACGACGCGAACGGTAACCTCGTCGACGACGGCCAGGGCAGGCTCATCGAATGGGATGGCTCCGGCCGACTGATGTCGGTGACCTTGGCAGATCGCACCGTCATTCGCTACACACACGGCCCCGACGGGCGGATCAGCCAGGTACAGACGCCGGGACGAGCGACGTATCGCTATCGCGAAGACGGCGAGATTGCATTCGAAACCGATGCAATGGAAGCGCGTCGCTACATACGCGCAGAGGGCAGCGTCGTCGCCGAAACGCGACTTGCCGCATCCATTCGCGAAGTGCTTCTACTCGGCACCGACCCACAGGGATCGGTGGTGACCGAATCCGGCATGGACTGATCGACGACAAGGACGAAGACACGATGCACACGATCACTGCCATCCCTGTACCGCCACGCGCCTACGCTGCCTACGGGGCTGGCGTTCCCCTGCCCCACGCCCGATCCGCCTTTGCCGGCCAGGTGGCGGAGCCGGATACGGGCTGGTATCTGCTCGGCAACCGACCGTACAGTCCGACGCTCCGCTGTTTCCTGGCACCGGATACGTCGAGTCCTTTCGACAAGGGTGGCGTGCATCGCTATGCCTATTGCAGCGGCGATCCCATCAACCGCATTGATCCCACCGGCGAGGCGTGGACCGACTGGCTCATGGTGGGCATTGCATTGACCTTCGCCGTGGTGGGCACGGTGGTTTCGGCAGGCGCTCTTGCGGGTACGATCGCCGCCGCCGGATCCCTCGCCGCCGCCGCGGCCACCTCGGGCATCGTCGCCACCACGGTGGCCGCTGTCGCCGATGTCGTCGTGCTGTCGGCCACGATCGGCTCGACAGTTACCATGGCCACCCAGGACGCGAAGCTCAATGGCATCTTCGGCTGGGTGTCTCTCGGAGCCGGACTGGTCTCGGGCGCGGCCATGACTGCGGCCGTCAAACAAGGGGCCGAGTTCGGAAGAGGCGTCGGAAAAGCCGCGCAAGCGACCTCCTCCCGAGCCGCGTCATCCGCCGGCGCAGCATCGATGTTTTCGGCACGTGCGATCACCGCCGCTCGCTCGCCCACACGGATCGTGGACGACCTTACGATGCTTGCAACAGCCGCCGCGACGAGGGCCGTGCGAAACGTTACGACGCCAAAGAGCACAAGCGGTCGCGCCATCGTTTCCCTTGGCCGCCAGCTTCAGGCACCCGAACTCCGGAGCGCCGTACAGGGAGTGAGCGATAGCGGCGCACGCAGCGCCACCGTCTACACCGGCACGCCCGGCGCCCGGCGACAACCCGAGCGTGCCGGCGCCGTTATCGGTGCGCGAACGCCCGTGCGCAGCGATCCACACAATCTCGCGCGCCAGAGCAGAACGGCCAGCACAGACGTCAGCGTCGTGGAGACAGACCGCCTGACGCAGGAGCAGACACGACAGCGGTTGAACGAAAGCGGCGTCGCCGTGACCTCTAAAACATTCGGATTGCTCGACACGTCGGTGCTGGCCTCGTTGAACTTCCCCGAAGGCACGTCGAGCGACGCTCGCCGGATACGCGCGAGCATGTGACGAGCGGCGCGGAGTCTGCATGAACATCCCGTCCTCGCACCAAGCGGGCCCACCACGTGCCTATGGTGCTTATGGGGAAGGCCCAACGCTCGATTTGGCGCGGACCGCTTACGCAGGCGAAGTCCTCGAACACGACAGCGGTTGGTATCTACTCGGCGAACGACCTTACGCCCCCTTGCAGCGCCGCTTTCTTGCCACCGATCCAACGAGTCCCTTTGGCGGCGGCGGATTTAACCGCTACGCGTATTGCGTTGGCGATCCGATCAACCGCGTCGATCCGACAGGGAGCGTATCGATCCGCTGGTGGGCCGGGGGCACGGGGGACCGCGTCAGGATGCGCGGCGGCAGCCAGCAGTCCTCCTTGGGTGCCACCACCGGTGCCAGCCTGTCTTTGTCCATCGCCACGCCCGGCATGAGTACGCAGGTTGCCGCTTCCAACATCGACCTCGTGCCCAGCGTCGGCGTAGCCGCAGGATCGCGAGTACAGTCTGCGCGACCGAGCCAAGGCGTCCTCGGACAACTCGCACCGGGCTCGCCATCCTCGGCGAGCACAGCATTGACACCGCCGACACGATCCCTGCACGACGAGCCGTTCTTCGGACGCATGCCCACGATCTCGCACGAGAAGGCCCCGGGGAGGACGAGCCGTCGTGTGACCCAGGTCGTCGGAGACGCCATTCCGCCCGACATGATTGAACAGACCCGCTACGGTACGACGCGGGTCACCGAGGGCTGGATCGGTCTTCCTCACCGCAGGAATCCGGCGAGCACCATCTGGGCATCGGACACCGCCATTGTGGCGACGTACCTGCGCAGATTGATTGGCGAGCTGAGCACGCGCGGGGTCACGCGGGCCAACCTTTTCACGGGTGCGCACGGCGATCCGGAAGGCAAGCGAAACTGGAGTCGCACAACACGCCGTCGGAGAATGCGCGAGTCAGAGTTTTACCTGCACGACCTCAATACGGAAAGTGAGCTGGCCCGGGATAACCATGGCATCGAACTGGACGTCTACGACATGGCGATGATGGACAGGGAGGAATTCAGAGCAACGCTGGCGCAGGGCGGCATTCACATCATTGGCTGTTGCTTCGGCGCGGCAGATAGGGAAGTGATGGCGGCGCTGAATATCTGGCAGCTAACCGTCTACGTGCTGCCTTCATCGAGGCCGCCGACATGATTCCCCGGGCCTACGCTGCGTATGGTGCCGCGCCACGCGTGTCGGCTCGTGCAAGAACACGCTACGCGGGTGCAGTGGAAGAAGCATCCACCGGCTGGTACGTGCTCGACGAGCGTCCTTACGATCCGAAGCTCCGGCGCTTTCTCGCGCCCGATTCCAACAGCCCTTTCGATCGCGGTGGATTGAACCGCTATGCCTATTGCGGCGGCGATCCGATCAGTCGCATCGATCCCACCGGGCGTGCGTGGATGGACTGGCTGCGTCGACACTTCCGCCGTGACGTACCCGTACAAAGCAGTTCCGCCGGACAGGCAGCAAGTGCTTCGAGCGTGGAAGCGGCAGGCATCGCTTCCGGTGCGTCCACGCCGTCGACGGTCACCACGCTGGCTACCGGCGTGCGGAGCATCGTGGAGAACGTGGCGGCGGTCGGCGCGGCGACCCTCGCCGTTGGCGAAAAACTTCCCGATAACAGCGTGCTCGGGCTCCTCAAGGCGGCTTCCGCGCAATCCCTCGGTACCGACCCTCGCGCCAGCTACTACTACATCGGACGTCCACCGGGGCGCCTGTCGACGTACCCTGCAGGAACGCCGCAACAGCGACGGAACATCGTGGAGCAAGACGCGCCAGCTTCCATACGCAAGCTAAACGGTGCGGGCAAACCCGACCTCAAGAGGAGCTGGATCGGAATAGTGCATCCGAACAATCCAAGCAGTGTCGTCTGGGCAGCCGATACGAAGGTCAATTTACACAGCTACACCAAGGTATACCGCGAGCTATTTGATATCGGGTTTCCGGAGCTGACGGTTTATACCGGCACCCATGGGGAAATTGACGGACAAAACTGGAACCCGTGGACGGGTCGGCGACTCGATCCAGAGCCCGAAAGTTTCAATGTCGCTACTCGTCACGCGAATTATTCAAACCTCATTTCCGGCGGGCATAGACGGCTCAACATCGTGGATACCGCCGCGCTAAGTCGTGACGATTTCCAGCAGGCCCTGAGCAGGCGCGGCGTACACGTCATCGGATTCTGCTTCGGCATTGCGGACGAAGTCGTCGCTGAATCGCTGAACCTCAAGACCGTCACTCTTTACGTAAGGAAGACGCCATGAAGCGACCTGCATCGAACCCCACGGGGACACGGCGCTACGGTGCCTATGGCGTGCCGGCCGGTAGCACATCGGCGCGCACAGCGTACGCGGGAAGCGTTATCGAACGCGAGACTGACTGGCACATGCTCGGTGAGCGTCCCTACAGCCCTACATGCCGGAGGTTCTTCGCGCCAGATCCGAGCAGCCCCTTCGATCGCGGCGGCGTTAACCGCTATGCCTATTGCAGCGGCGACCCGATCAACCGCGTCGACCCTACCGGCAACGTATGGGAGCCTTGGTCGCGGGGCCCATTCCGCTTCAACGTCAGTTCGCATGCACCGATCCGCGGCCGCACCGCGCCCACCAGTCCACCGCTGGGCGCGACTGCAGTCACGCCGTCCGCCACGGCCATCGCAGCGACATCCACGGCTGACGTCGCGGGCGTTGCAGCGGCGATCCTGCCCGTTGCCCACCCTGCCGCGGGTCCATCGTCTACCCCGACGCTGGGCCCCACCGTGGGCGCCAGCGCAGCCGCGTCATCTGGTGCGGCGTCCACGCGGAGAGCCACGCCGCGGATAACGTTCATCGGGCAACAACCTTGGTTGAAGCGACGCGCACCGGGTGACATGAAGCCGTCCGAGGTCGTCTACGTAGGCGAGCTGCACATGCCGGCGACGAGAATGAAGATGAAGAAGGATCAAAAATCGCCAGGCACAAGGAAGAGCTGGATCGAGCTGCAACATCCCCAGAACCCGGCGAGCACCACCTGGGTGGTCGACAGCGTGATGAACCTGCTGAGCCTGAAGAAAATCTTCAAGCACCTCAGCAGCCAGGGCGTTGCCACGGCCAACGTTTATCACGGAGCCCATGGCGATTTGGCCGGACGGAACTGGGATCGGCAGACCGGCACACGATTGCTTCAGGTACCGGGAGACGCTGCGTGGGGCAAGGAGGCCCAGTCGCGTGCGGCAGACAACTACTCGATCGCCGTGACCCCAGTGGATATGGGGGGGCTTACCTTCAACGACATGGAAGCCAGGCTAGCCGGCGATGGAGTGCATATCTTGGGTATTTGTTACGGCCTTGCCGACCCTGTTGTGCTCAAGACGTTCAACCTATCTGTCGTGGCCGTCTTCGAACGGGAGTACGCGCGACAGAGTCGACTCTCATGACCGCGCGCAAACGCCCATAACGAGCGCACCGATCCGCCCGAGATATCGCCATACCATTCTATCGCCGCACGTAGCGAAGCACCCCCACGGGTTCGTTCACTCCGGCGGCGCGGTCGGCAGGATGATTCACCCCGTCGAACACCGGCACCTCCGCAAAGTCGAAGGGGCTGATGCCCTCCAGGCACGCCACGTTCACGCCGTACTGCGAAGGGTTCGAACGGCGCTGATGGAATGTGTAGATGCCGCACTTTGAGCAGAAAAAATGCTTCGCGGTGCGCGTGTTGAACTGATAGACGGTCAACGCGTCCTCACCCTGCTCGATCACGATGCCCGACAGCGGTGCCGATACCGCCACCGCGCCACGCATGCGGCAATACGAACAATTACAGCGCCGTGCGGAACGTAGACCGTCACTGAGTTCGACACGAAATTGCACGGCGCCGCAATGGCAGGAGCCACGAGAGGTGGTGATGTCTGGCAGCACGTGAACGCTCCGATGAAGGGTCCGCGCCATTCTACGCGCCCCAAGACGGGCTAATTCCGCCCGTGCCCTCCGTTATGCCCCCGTGCCATAGGAACGGGCATCGCGCCCACGGGCGCGGCGGCGTATCGGCCCACCGAGAGTTTTGGCAGCTCGGCCGGACGCTTCGCGTCGCTGCCAAAGGGGCGCCAGATGCCGTCCGCACCTTCGATGGCAATCCCGGTGCCAACGCCATCCGCGGCGGCCCGGTTCACCGCGGCCTGCAAGGCTTCGAACCGGGACGGAAACCGCCCCACCGGGCGCCCGTCGAGGCGCAAGGTCCACGACGTGCCGTCGTCGGGCTGATAGGTAATCTCGTAGACGCGGGTCATAAGGCGTTCCGCCGCTCGATAAGTTCAAGCACAGCTTGGACTTGCCGGCGTCATTGCCAGGTCGTCGGAGGTCGGGACAGCAGCGACGCCGCCGTGACGTTCGTCCCGCGCCGCACAACGAGTCGTGAAGGCGGTGTTTGCTAGAATCGCCGTTTTATCCGCGCGCCCCGGCATCCCGCCCGGGTGTCCGTCAAAGGAGTTCCCATGTCCGCCAAGATCCTCGCAGCGCTCGGTCTCAACGCCACCGAGTCGGGTACCTACCTCGGCCGCGGCCAGTGGGCCGGTACGAACGACGCCGGCACCATCACACCCGTGAATCCGGCCACCGGTGAGGTCATCGCTACGGTCCAGGCCTCCAGCGCCGCGGATTACGAGACCATCGTGCAGCGCGCGCAGGAAGCCTTCGCGATCTGGCGCACCACCCCCGCGCCGCGCCGCGGCGAAGCGGTGCGCCTGTGTGGCGAGGCCCTGCGCAAGCACAAGGACGCTCTCGGTTCGCTGGTGGCGCTCGAAATGGGCAAGATCAAGCCGGAAGGCGATGGCGAAGTCCAGGAGATGATCGACATCGCCGATTTCGC includes:
- a CDS encoding RHS repeat-associated core domain-containing protein; translated protein: MHTITAIPVPPRAYAAYGAGVPLPHARSAFAGQVAEPDTGWYLLGNRPYSPTLRCFLAPDTSSPFDKGGVHRYAYCSGDPINRIDPTGEAWTDWLMVGIALTFAVVGTVVSAGALAGTIAAAGSLAAAAATSGIVATTVAAVADVVVLSATIGSTVTMATQDAKLNGIFGWVSLGAGLVSGAAMTAAVKQGAEFGRGVGKAAQATSSRAASSAGAASMFSARAITAARSPTRIVDDLTMLATAAATRAVRNVTTPKSTSGRAIVSLGRQLQAPELRSAVQGVSDSGARSATVYTGTPGARRQPERAGAVIGARTPVRSDPHNLARQSRTASTDVSVVETDRLTQEQTRQRLNESGVAVTSKTFGLLDTSVLASLNFPEGTSSDARRIRASM
- a CDS encoding GFA family protein, with translation MARTLHRSVHVLPDITTSRGSCHCGAVQFRVELSDGLRSARRCNCSYCRMRGAVAVSAPLSGIVIEQGEDALTVYQFNTRTAKHFFCSKCGIYTFHQRRSNPSQYGVNVACLEGISPFDFAEVPVFDGVNHPADRAAGVNEPVGVLRYVRR
- a CDS encoding RHS repeat-associated core domain-containing protein is translated as MNIPSSHQAGPPRAYGAYGEGPTLDLARTAYAGEVLEHDSGWYLLGERPYAPLQRRFLATDPTSPFGGGGFNRYAYCVGDPINRVDPTGSVSIRWWAGGTGDRVRMRGGSQQSSLGATTGASLSLSIATPGMSTQVAASNIDLVPSVGVAAGSRVQSARPSQGVLGQLAPGSPSSASTALTPPTRSLHDEPFFGRMPTISHEKAPGRTSRRVTQVVGDAIPPDMIEQTRYGTTRVTEGWIGLPHRRNPASTIWASDTAIVATYLRRLIGELSTRGVTRANLFTGAHGDPEGKRNWSRTTRRRRMRESEFYLHDLNTESELARDNHGIELDVYDMAMMDREEFRATLAQGGIHIIGCCFGAADREVMAALNIWQLTVYVLPSSRPPT
- a CDS encoding DUF2188 domain-containing protein, whose protein sequence is MTRVYEITYQPDDGTSWTLRLDGRPVGRFPSRFEALQAAVNRAAADGVGTGIAIEGADGIWRPFGSDAKRPAELPKLSVGRYAAAPVGAMPVPMARGHNGGHGRN
- a CDS encoding RHS repeat-associated core domain-containing protein — its product is MIPRAYAAYGAAPRVSARARTRYAGAVEEASTGWYVLDERPYDPKLRRFLAPDSNSPFDRGGLNRYAYCGGDPISRIDPTGRAWMDWLRRHFRRDVPVQSSSAGQAASASSVEAAGIASGASTPSTVTTLATGVRSIVENVAAVGAATLAVGEKLPDNSVLGLLKAASAQSLGTDPRASYYYIGRPPGRLSTYPAGTPQQRRNIVEQDAPASIRKLNGAGKPDLKRSWIGIVHPNNPSSVVWAADTKVNLHSYTKVYRELFDIGFPELTVYTGTHGEIDGQNWNPWTGRRLDPEPESFNVATRHANYSNLISGGHRRLNIVDTAALSRDDFQQALSRRGVHVIGFCFGIADEVVAESLNLKTVTLYVRKTP